In the genome of Neodiprion fabricii isolate iyNeoFabr1 chromosome 4, iyNeoFabr1.1, whole genome shotgun sequence, the window CTGCCTCAACAACTCAGGATTAGAAGAAACaagtgataattaattataagaCTTTTTCTATTATCacaacaaacaaaaatgttatttagtttttctcattacatttcttatttttatttttgttattaatagTTTAGAGGGAGTGTTAGCTTAAAACTATTATACtttgtatatctatatatgtattcacatacacacacagacacacactaCGCCATGCACCAGTATCATATAAATCGTTCCTGTATAGCAAGCCTAACTAAGAGCACGTTTATTTATCTATCCCAGTAATCCATGCAATCTATCCGACAATAATTAATGGTATTAATATTCATGTCTGCATTGTCgaatatgaattgaaaaaaggagAGTTCCATCACTGTTTCCTGAAAGTGGAATAAAGCTGACGTCTCGAATTTTAGCGATTCCTCGTACGAAGAATAGAGTCCCAAAGCTTTGAGAGGACCTGCAAAAGATCTCTGGAGCCATACTTTCTATTCAAGAACCCTCCAAGGCCGATTTGGAGAGGCGAAAAGAAGGATTTTGACCGAGTTACGGCTATTATGCGTATGTAATAGTGATAAACTTCACGTTCTATCTATTCTCATCTCCTTTTTTGTTCCTCACGATGATTATGTTAAGAAGAGCTTTTAAAGAATCAGGAACGTCAGTTTCGACATCAGCCAAAATGCATCTGACGCTGGGTAATGCTTCATTTCATATACCTACTCGCAGATCTAATATCCTGAGTAATTATTTCTGTAGGCGCCTGCACGATTCTTAAATGCTTCGCTTCTTCATCTGCCATTCTACTTCCATACCAATTCTCCGTCAAGTCTGTATGCCCGTTATCACGGAAGGAGATAGACGGCTCCATGCTTTGTTTCGATGTGATAATGATGTCTTCAAGTAGTAGAGATACGCCGGTTCCGGACtacaaaatggcggcgtaCTGACAGCGTATCCCAATTCCTTACCGACAGTCGGTATGTTACCACCGCGATGGTAAGCCTTACCCACGATATTGTTACCGGCTGAAGCGTTAACATAGATGGCGCCACCAATATTTTCACCCGATCTTACCGATAGAcagtttgacaatgaattatttgcttagtcggatgagcagccattttgatttttgcttagtcaGATGAGGGGTCATTCCGATTATTGCTTAGTCGGATgagcggccattttgaatttctttatcgttagacagtttgataatggGATTTTTTGCTTGGTgggatgagcagccattttgattttttcaccgtcgcATGAGCAGACATTacacattttttgattgtgaGATGGTAAACATTTTACCGACGAAATTGTTATCTCCGATCTTAACAACAGTTTGGTGTTACCGGGTGTTACCGCAGGTTCGTGGTATGTGGCGCCCTCTCTATCGCgttatcgatcaatcgatattCCATCGATCGACTCTGCGTGATGTTTCCAATGCTCGCCGCAAGATGGCAactattttattcatttatcgtATGGTTGGGGgtgaacgtttcaaaaaataacggTCGGATGCttggaatatttgtttattttatttatcaacaattaCATTCTGTTTTCAGCTTATACATAATAATGGAAATAGATCATCATATTTTAAATTGAGCAAATAACCttacacatattttcattattcgcacaataataataataataattagacATGCTATCTCAAAATTGgcttataccaatttttttacagtaccaCTCATCGgtttatattcaacaatgcggtTGTTGTATGTATGTTGAATGGTTAGTACAACACGTACAGTATGAGCCTTAGAGGGCGCACACACACTGACTAAAGAATGGCTTCAGCCCTTGTAGCGTATTGACGCATCAACATTATCctatcatttattattaataaatcttacttttatttacatagtcttgttcatttatttataaagaACCTAAACATAACATGGCGCTGCGGCTAAAGTGAAAAAGTAGCATAAATTAGAgaattaaagaagaagaaaagactAAATAAAAGTACAGAGTGAATTGGTGTGAACGTCAACGtataacaaagaaacaaagaaaaatggcGCCTCCCGAACAGCCTCAACCGACAGTGACGGTGAATCCAAGTAGAAGAAGGTATTACGGGCTTAAGACCCCCGGATAACCTACAAAACTTAACGGCAGAAGAATTTAAAAGATGGGAGAAAAGATTCGAGAGATACAGAAAAGCGTCAGGTGCACACAAGAAAAGTGAAGATGCGCAAGTGAATTTATTGCTACATTGCATGGGTGAAGCGTGTCAAGACATATTTGAAACACTTGTATTTACGAACGAAGCAGACAAAGATAAATATGATGAAGTGTTAAAAAAGTTcagagaatattttataccaacgaaaaatgaaagtgTCTGTGCACACATGTTTTTTACAAGAGATCAACAACCAGGTGAAACGTTTGACTCATACGTCAcggatctgaaaaaattaagtttaGATTGTGATTTTGGTAACATGAAAGATAGAATGATTAAAGATAGAATAGTAGCTGgaatacatgaaaaaaaattaaaagacaGACTATTAAGAGAAAGTGGATTAACGCTTCAAAAAACAATGCAAATATGTAAAGCGGCAGAATTAGCAAACGAACAAGTGAAGAAATTGAATCACAAAACGGAGATAGCTGCAATACAGACGGAGAGAACACAAGGCACGCGCGGGAGAGGAGCCGGGAGAGGAGCACACGGATCACGTGATCAACATCGAGAAGCTTCGAGAGGACAAGGACAGAGGCAGTCAACGAACAGATCGACGCTAGAAGAACAAAAGAAGACGTGTCAAAGGTGTGGATATCAACATCAGAGAAACAACTGCCCGGCGTATAACAAGATATGTAACCAGGGGTGGTTTACGAAAACGGGCGCCCTAGGCCTGACGAAATTAGCGCCCCCTCACCCTCTCTataaaatagttgaaaaagcATAGGctagaataaataatttttatatttcaaaaataatttaacggAAACAGAATTTCaatcatacatatattatgtagGTTTGTGGGTAGGAATGGAgcacatatatattttatattggCGATATTGACGTTTGAGTGGACCCGATTAAAACGTTCGCTTTCTCGCTTTTAATCTTGCAAATTTATCGATGATTGCATCGGTCTCTGCCATATCAACAAGCTCTGAATTCGACGATAAAAACGCGAGACTAGAGAGACGATTCTGACCCATCGTATTccgtaaataatatttcactcTTTTCAACGTCGAAAAGAAACGTTCCCCTGTAGCATTACTGGAGAAAAGCGTGAGATACATTCGAAAAACGATATCCATATTGGGGAATGTAGCAACAATATTCTTCTCGCGAATGATCATCAAACATTTCCCAATGTTGATTTCATCCTCCGTCAATCTGATTTCCCGGATAAAATTCCGGAAATGTATGCATTCTTCACCAAAATCGTTGTCGAGATCGGTGGAGTATGTCGTTCGTAAATCTTCACATTGTGTGATGATCTCTGCATCCGTGAGTGATGGCAAACGACTGAGAAAGCCAAAGCGAGCGTTGACATTTTTATAGGCGAGacttcttttttctaattcgCCTGACAATCGATCGAGTATGACGAGAAACCTTTTTATACGCATGTTTTGTTTTCCCTCCAATATCGCTTCATTACCGCTTACCTCGTCAAATCGAGCGGTCCTTCTTCTGCGTCGTTGATTCTCATGCGCATATTCGTTGCATTGAGATAGCTCCTTTGCTTTCTCTTCATAATCGTCGAAACGATCACGCAAACCGACAACAAATGCTTGGAGGGCATCATACAGTTGTACAACTGTTGTCAAATCGATGTTAACGCGCTGGAgacttttattcgttttttcgaAACGCTCCAAGATATCGCTCCAAGTCACAGCCATTATGGCGGTCTCCAGCAAACCAAATTGTTGCGACAATCCTTCGGCTTCGGCTTTTGTGGATGGCTTTTCGGAACCATTTTCCGCAATATCGTCGAGGGCGTCTCGCAGACTCTCCCACGATCTTACGAGTGCTCGACATGCTTCCGCTCTAGCTGACCATCTTGTGCCGGACAAACTTTTGGGCAAGAGCATTCCAGGCTGATTTTCGACCTTCGATTTTATTTGTCCCCACCTGGACGTAGATGCACTCAAGAATGTGTAGACGTGTTGCACGAACATAAAAAATCTGGTCGCTCTCGAACAACAATCAGCAGCTGCTTGACCTACTAAATTAAGGGAATGCGCTGCGCACGGGACGTAAATCGCCAAAGGATTACGTTCGATAATTTTGGCTTGTACCCCACCGTAACAGCCCGACATATTGCTCGCATTGTCGTATGATTGTCCACGGCAGTCCTTTATGTCGATATCTTTGTTGAACAATACCTGCATAATCGCCTGCTCTATCTCAGACGCGCGGTGACCTTCAATAGgtataaattgcaaaaaacgtTCTACGGGCTCTCCGTTTTTGCACACGTACCGGATAATGAACGTCAACTGATCCGAATGTGAAATGTCGGGAGTCGAATCTACACTTATCGCATAATACTTGGAGGCTTTTACATccgaaatcaattttttgagtACATCAACATATATCATCGCAATGAATTCTTCGCAAATATCCTTAGAAAAATACGATACGTTTCCTTTTTCTGGATTTCCGAACCGATCGATGTGATTTTGGAGAAATGGATCGTTACGAGCCATCACTTCAAGAATACCCAAATAATTGCCATTGCTGACCGATccaaatttctcttctgttccTCGGAAAGCCAAGCCTCGGGTTGCAAGAAACTTTATCGCAATTATAACGCGAGTCAGTACTTGTCGCCAGTAATTACATTCTTGAATGTATTGCACATGTAACTTGCTATCAATCTTTCCCAATAAATTTCCTCGCACTACATGCTTTTGTGTATTTTCTCGATGACCAAGACTTCTCTCATGCTCAGCTATTCGCACATCATTCTTCCAGTCGTTGAAGCCTTCTGTAAACGCGTTTACTGATGTCGAGAATAGCATACAAGGTATGCAATACACGCAACGTTTCGAGTGCGAATATGCTAACCATTCTCGTCGGTGCATTTCACCATTTgatgttttttgaaaaaatatttgcgcAGTACAATATCTTGTTATAGACCCATAAACGCGTTTTGAAGCCCGAAAATTCTTCAATCTCGGATCCTCTCGCTCCAACGGATTtcgtaaaatgaaatcaatCATTTCTGAATTTCTTTTTGGCCACAAACCAGGGTCAGCAAGAGAAAAATCACGATCGTGACCATCGGCACGAGTTTCAGCTGCAGAAGTCACTGAATTCGTAA includes:
- the LOC124179815 gene encoding zinc finger MYM-type protein 1-like, whose translation is MSGAKRRKLTKEKEEKESLITQKIPRIDTFFINRETIEETAQTSSSATTEDSTGEQISRLQVESIVENEKEAEEEKIIDEVTNSVTSAAETRADGHDRDFSLADPEGFNDWKNDVRIAEHERSLGHRENTQKHVVRGNLLGKIDSKLHVQYIQECNYWRQVLTRVIIAIKFLATRGLAFRGTEEKFGSVSNGNYLGILEVMARNDPFLQNHIDRFGNPEKGNVSYFSKDICEEFIAMIYVDVLKKLISDVKASKYYAISVDSTPDISHSDQLTFIIRYVCKNGEPVERFLQFIPIEGHRASEIEQAIMQVLFNKDIDIKDCRGQSYDNASNMSGCYGGVQAKIIERNPLAIYVPCAAHSLNLVGQAAADCCSRATRFFMFVQHVYTFLSASTSRWGQIKSKVENQPGMLLPKSLSGTRWSARAEACRALVRSWESLRDALDDIAENGSEKPSTKAEAEGLSQQFGLLETAIMAVTWSDILERFEKTNKSLQRVNIDLTTVVQLYDALQAFVVGLRDRFDDYEEKAKELSQCNEYAHENQRRRRRTARFDEVSGNEAILEGKQNMRIKRFLVILDRLSGELEKRSLAYKNVNARFGFLSRLPSLTDAEIITQCEDLRTTYSTDLDNDFGEECIHFRNFIREIRLTEDEINIGKCLMIIREKNIVATFPNMDIVFRMYLTLFSSNATGERFFSTLKRVKYYLRNTMGQNRLSSLAFLSSNSELVDMAETDAIIDKFARLKARKRTF